One region of Miscanthus floridulus cultivar M001 chromosome 19, ASM1932011v1, whole genome shotgun sequence genomic DNA includes:
- the LOC136527355 gene encoding protein trichome birefringence-like, with protein MKSLWKQSGGLVCADAGPLSPLGGRSRRRARLTLYAFAAAFAAFTAYVAFASPPSSAGAGAGASWFGGVYASTAPYRSQISSLFSSILPADSPAPSPEPLRVTSGGSGGGGGGGGQVTPDRDASTVQVGSAAGSNSSAAAGSSKQPGSGGGTGIDGGGAPTNSSASSDGAPNDAMDVNKRSHGGVSTGGGSGSPTSSSALHGTAAKVGENSVDGSNKQSGSGSGALSNADAGHGSTVRAEAKVATDVSTNSSAGSGSLGKVDLSTGSSNNLAGSESGVSGSGSAAGNSSTVKPHAGDSVRAGSRGSSGNGTDTKVELNKGSDAQPGNPNGDASHTSDVSSSLGKSKDTMAVTSESSDAQPDSGSGDASHQSPGSSSPVKSNAGDGEVEGSKGNVSVVPTSNHTGSLALVGQKDVGSPRNSSTVVASPPVKNQEQTQSQVAPSGSTDTVNNPKADAAQGSAGSSENHSAQANSSKSVNNSKGNRSSIKQDGGSDGNKKADWFKEVASCDMFHGNWVRDDSYPLYPEGSCPHIDEPFDCYLNGRRDLAYQKLRWQPSGCSVPRLNPTDMLERLRGKRLVFVGDSLNRNMWESLVCILRNSVKDKRKVFEASGRREFKTEGSYSFLFTDYNCSVEFFRSPFLVQEWEMQVSIGKKKETLRLDLVEQSSLKYKDADFLIFNTGHWWTHEKTALGKDYYQEGNHVYNELNVMDAFHKALLTWSKWIDANVNPRKTAVLFRGYSASHFSGGQWNSGGSCDKESEPITNEQYLSTYPPKMSILEDVIHKMKTPVVYLNITRMTDYRKDAHPSIYRKQNLTDEERRSPERYQDCSHWCLPGVPDSWNELVYAQLLIRQHQMRQQ; from the exons ATGAAGAGCCTGTGGAAGCAGAGCGGCGGCCTGGTGTGCGCGGACGCCGGGCCGCTCAGCCCGCTCGGAGGCCGCTCCCGGCGCCGCGCGAGGCTCACGCTGTACGCCTTCGCGGCCGCCTTCGCGGCGTTCACCGCCTACGTCGCCTTCGCCTCGCCTCCCTCCTCcgcgggcgccggcgccggcgcctcgTGGTTCGGCGGAGTGTACGCGTCCACGGCGCCGTACCGCTCGCAGATTTCCAGCCTCTTCTCGTCCATCTTGCCCGCCGACTCTCCCGCCCCCTCGCCAGAGCCGCTGCGCGTCACGTCCGGCGgatcgggcggcggcggcggtggcggtggccagGTGACCCCTGACCGTGATGCGAGCACTGTGCAAGTCGGTAGCGCGGCGGGAAGCAACAGCTCTGCCGCGGCTGGGTCTAGTAAGCAGCCGGGAAGTGGAGGCGGTACTGGCATTGACGGAGGCGGAGCTCCAACGAACAGTTCCGCCTCAAGTGACGGTGCTCCGAACGACGCGATGGATGTGAATAAGCGAAGCCACGGAGGCGTTTCCACGGGAGGCGGCAGTGGATCCCCGACCAGTAGTTCAGCCCTACATGGAACCGCCGCCAAGGTCGGCGAGAATAGCGTCGATGGGTCTAATAAGCAGTCGGGAAGTGGAAGCGGAGCCCTGAGCAATGCTGATGCCGGACATGGCAGCACTGTCAGAGCTGAGGCCAAAGTTGCAACTGATGTTTCCACCAATAGTTCTGCTGGGAGTGGCAGCTTGGGGAAGGTAGATTTGAGCACTGGATCTTCCAATAATCTGGCAGGGAGTGAAAGTGGCGTTTCAGGCAGTGGTTCGGCTGCTGGAAATAGCAGCACTGTAAAGCCTCATGCTGGAGATTCTGTTCGAGCCGGGAGCAGGGGTTCTTCCGGAAATGGCACAGATACCAAGGTTGAGCTGAATAAAGGTTCAGATGCTCAGCCAGGAAATCCAAATGGAGATGCAAGCCATACATCAGATGTAAGTTCTAGTTTGGGGAAGAGTAAAGATACAATGGCTGTGACCAGTGAGAGTTCAGATGCTCAACCAGACAGTGGAAGTGGAGATGCAAGCCATCAATCACCTGGAAGTTCTAGTCCAGTAAAGAGCAATGCTGGAGATGGCGAAGTTGAGGGCAGTAAGGGAAATGTGAGTGTCGTTCCAACTAGTAATCACACTGGGAGTCTGGCATTGGTAGGGCAGAAAGATGTTGGATCTCCCAGGAACAGCAGCACAGTTGTAGCGTCTCCCCCTGTGAAGAATCAGGAACAGACCCAGAGCCAAGTTGCTCCCAGCGGGAGCACTGATACAGTGAATAATCCGAAGGCAGATGCTGCTCAGGGCAGTGCTGGTTCATCAGAGAACCATTCGGCCCAAGCAAACTCCTCAAAATCTGTAAATAACAGCAAGGGTAACAGGTCATCAATAAAACAGGATGGTGGTTCTGATGGAAATAAGAAAGCTGATTGGTTCAAGGAAGTGGCTAGTTGCGATATGTTCCATGGGAATTGGGTTAGGGATGACTCATACCCTCTCTACCCTGAGGGATCATGTCCTCACATTGATGAGCCCTTTGACTGCTATCTCAACGGTCGGCGTGATCTAGCTTACCAGAAGCTCCGCTGGCAACCCAGTGGATGCAGTGTCCCAAG ATTGAATCCAACTGATATGTTGGAGAGGCTGAGAGGAAAAAGACTTGTTTTCGTTGGTGATTCACTCAATAGGAACATGTGGGAATCCCTTGTGTGTATTTTGAGGAATTCTGTCAAAGACAAGAGGAAGGTTTTTGAGGCATCTGGCAGGCGTGAGTTTAAGACCGAAGGCTCATACTCTTTCCTGTTCACG GACTACAACTGCAGCGTGGAGTTCTTCCGCTCCCCATTCCTAGTCCAGGAATGGGAGATGCAAGTGAGCATTGGAAAGAAAAAGGAAACTCTCAGGCTTGATCTGGTCGAGCAATCGTCATTGAAGTACAAGGATGCAGACTTTCTCATTTTCAACACTGGGCATTGGTGGACACATGAGAAAACTGCTCTTGG GAAGGACTACTATCAGGAAGGTAACCATGTGTATAATGAGCTAAATGTCATGGATGCCTTTCATAAAGCTCTTCTAACCTGGTCCAAGTGGATTGATGCCAATGTTAACCCCAGAAAAACTGCTGTGTTATTCAGAGGCTACTCAGCATCTCATTTTAG TGGCGGCCAATGGAATTCAGGCGGTAGCTGTGACAAGGAGAGCGAACCAATAACCAATGAACAGTACCTTTCAACCTACCCACCAAAGATGAGCATTCTTGAAGATGTGATCCACAAGATGAAAACTCCGGTTGTTTATTTGAACATAACGAGAATGACTGACTACAGAAAGGATGCACACCCTTCCATCTACCGCAAGCAGAACCTTACTGATGAGGAGAGGAGATCGCCTGAAAGATATCAGGACTGCAGCCACTGGTGCCTTCCTGGAGTACCAGATTCCTGGAATGAACTGGTTTATGCTCAACTTTTGATCAGGCAGCATCAAATGCGCCAACAATAA